The DNA sequence TAGTTCGGAAATATCTCGACGTTTTAAAATCCCAGTCTTATTTGCTTTTGCTTTTAGGCCTGGCCTGGCTTATTGGTGGAATCGGAATCCTGCTGGCAGAAAAACTATTCAGCAAAAGTACAGAGGAAATAGAAAATTCCGCAGGTCCCACTCTCAAACAGTCAGCTTTTATCGGTCTCTTTCAGTGTATAGCCCTGATTCCGGGCGTGTCTCGCTCTGCTGCCACTATCATTTCAGCTCGCTCTCTCGGACTCAGCAAAAAAGATTCAGCCGAATATTCTTTCTTTCTTGCTATGCCGGTTTTGATTGCTGCAAGCTTATATAAGTTATACAAGTACCGGGACATCCTTCACGGAGAAAACCTCCTTCTTCTCCTATTCGGAACTTTCTTTTCTTTCGTGTTTTGCCTCGCGATCATCAAATGGTTTTTAGCCTATATTAAAAAACACGACTTTTCCCTTTTCGGTTACTACCGAATTATCCTTGGTGGAATTGTCATAACCCTGTATCTTCTAAAGAGCTAAACAGTGGGAAAAACCCACTGTTGTTTTAAATCTCTACTTCAAATTATTCAACCAGTTTTGTTTTTTTATGAGTAAGGCATCCTTTTCTTTTTTTATAGACTCTTTTTCTTTCTCATATTCTTTTATTTTCTCCTCACCCAGCATAAGTTCTTTTACTTGTGCTTTTCTATAAGTACCTTCTTCACCACTATCTTTCAGAGTGGAAATGTTTTTTCTTACATTATCCTGTGACTTCATAGCAGAAGCGATTTCCTTATCGAGGTTCTGTATTTTCTTCTCAAGCTCATAAATATCCGATTTAATAGTGAATAAGGGTTTTAAAATCTCTAATATACTCTTATCTAATTTCTTTGTTTTGTAAAGTTTCTCAGCAACCTGTTTATCCAGATTATCAAGATAGACCTTTCTCTCCCGTAAAACTCTCTCACGTATTTTCAAACTGGCTTTAGACTTTTTCTGTATAGAGAAACCAAACCGGTATTCCTTTAAAGTCTCTTCCTCAGGTTCCGGACTGTCAAAGAGTTTCATCCCCGTTGTTCTTGTTTGCTCGATAAGAATTTTTTTATCTTTAGAATCCTTGTTTTCCGCAGTATAAGTAGTTTCTAAAACTTCATAATAGTTTGTACACAGGTATTGTTTTTTAAGCTGTATGGAATCAAAAGTTTCTATTGTCTTAACTTCTCTTAGAATATTTACTGTTGTATCAATGGCATAAGCAAGGATAATTTCCGATTCCGGAGGACTCAGGCGAATAATCGCTTCCCCGGAATAATCTTTTCCTTCCATAATAGTTACAG is a window from the Leptospiraceae bacterium genome containing:
- a CDS encoding undecaprenyl-diphosphate phosphatase: MNNYLNAFLRSIIEAITEFLPVSSTGHLYLFTNYFPFRGLGDNAGNLDDLFDIFIQSGAILSVLVLYFAYLKNKVLLSFQYVKKETEDKSGLFFLLSVAVGSLPIMAIGFLVRKYLDVLKSQSYLLLLLGLAWLIGGIGILLAEKLFSKSTEEIENSAGPTLKQSAFIGLFQCIALIPGVSRSAATIISARSLGLSKKDSAEYSFFLAMPVLIAASLYKLYKYRDILHGENLLLLLFGTFFSFVFCLAIIKWFLAYIKKHDFSLFGYYRIILGGIVITLYLLKS